AGGGCAGCTGGTATTCGTTCTCCGGCGACAGCGAAGGGCCTGTCACCAGATGCCCGCTGCCGTCCGAGACGAGATAGTCGAGAAAAAACTGCGCCGCCTCCTTCATGATCGGGTACGCGCGTTCGGCGAGGAACTTGCGGTCGCGCGTGAAGTCGTAGTGTTCCGCGAGGTGGAGCGACAGCCAGGCAGCGCCCATCGGCCAGATGCCATAGCGGGCGCCGTCAATCGGAACGGCGTCTCCCCACAGGTCGGTGTTGTGATGCAGGACGAATCCCCCGGCGCCGTAGTAAAACTTCGCCACCCGCCGGCCGTCTTCGCGCCCATTCTCGATCAAGTCGAACAGCGGCTCATGCAGTTCCGACAGGTTGCATGTCTCCGCCGGCCAGTAGTTCATCTCGGTGTTGATGTTGATCGTGTACTTGCTCCCCCATGCCGGCGTCAAGCTGTCGTTCCATTTTCCCTGAAGGTTGGCTGCCATGCTTCCGGGCCGGCTGCTTGCAATCAGCAGATACCTTCCGTACTGGAAATAGAGCGCAAATAGATCGTCGTCCGCCGCGCCTTTCTGCACGCGGGCGAGCCGCTCATCGGTGGGCAGGGCGCGCGCGGAGGCGTCCACCGGAAGCTCGAGCCGCACGCGCCGCAAGAAGCGCTGGTGATCCGCGACGTGCTCGCTGCGCAACGCGTCATAGGCGCGGGAGGCGCCCGCCAGATCGCGCGCGCAGGCGGCGGTCAGGTCCTTCTCCCGAATTTCAGTCTCGGCGACGAGTGTCAGCGTCACGCTGTGTGCGCCGGTAACGTCCAGATGATCGCCGATGTTTTCCATGCGGCCGCCGGATACGGCTGCCTTCACCTCGGCGCGAAAGTGAACTCCGATGTTGTTTTCTCCCGGGGCGCGCTTAGGAAGCGCCTGGCCTGTCATGATCAGCCGCCCCGGCGCCGCTTCAGTTGTGGCGTCGGCAGGCCGGCTCATCGTAGCCCGAAACGAGAGGCTCCCCGGCCGGTCAGCGGTCAAGCGCACGACAATACACCTGCCGGCCGGCGCGGAAGCGAAGACTTCGCGCACATAGTGGATTCCGCCGGCCGTGAAGCGCACGGATGCAATGCCGGTGTCCAGGTCAAGCTCGCGGCGGTAGTCCGTTGCCTCCGGCGCGGCGCCGAAATCCAGCCAGAGGTCGCCGAGAGTCTCGTAGACCGGCAACGCGCGTGGGATGCTGATCATCTTTCGGTCGGCCAGCGCCTGCGCTTCCGCGGGATGCCCCTCCAGAAGCAGGCGCCGGACCTCCGGAAATGTCTTGGACGCTTCGGGGTTGCTCCGGTCACGTTTCTCGCCCGACCAGACGGTGTCCTCGTTGAGTTGGAGATGCTCCTTGCGAGGGTCACCGAAGACCATGGCCGCCAGCCGCCCGTTGCCGATCGGCAGAGCCTGCGTCCACGCGCTGGCGGGCTGCCGATACCAGAGCTTTAAGGCGTTTTGATCCTGGGCAAAACACAACCCCACGCTCAAGAGCACGGTAAGTACCGAGACCTTGACAAAGGAACGAAGTTGCATCAAATCCTCCCTGCGAAACTTCATTTGCAAACGCATGCGACGAGAATCGTGCGTCGCCACCGCCACGTATTGCCTTGCCCTTCGAGAAATAGAACAGGTGGAACCTGTCGCCCAGCTTGGTGACATCACCGTCGATGCCGCCTGTCTCGGAGATACGATCCGGCCTGGTCTGCATCTTCGTCCGCGCCCGGGGTCAACAGGGGCACCCGCAGATTACTTGACCCAATCCTTGAACGTGGTGGCAACGGCAGACGCCCAGATCTCATAGCCTTGTTCCACGGGATGGAGATTGTCGGTGGGGCGAAAGCCGATCAAGCCGCCTTTTTCGTCGAGGAATTTGGAATTGATGTTCACGAAAAACACGTGTTGTTGGTCGTCGAGCTTGGCGATGATCCTGTTGGCTTCTTCGACCTTGAGGCGATTGGCATCGGTCGGACCGGCACCCCGCGGGAAGATGGCTAGCAGCAGGATTTTAGCATCCGGAAAATCCTTGCGGAGCTCCAGGATAACGGCGCCGATGCCTTCGGCAATTTCCGAGCCGGAGGCGCCGCCTGTGTTATTGGTGCCGATCATGAGCATAACGGCCTTGGGCTTGTGGCCCTGTCCCTCACCGTTCTGCAGGCCCCAGAGGACGCCCTGGGTGGTGTCGCCCGAAACGCCGAAATTGGCGACTTTCACATCGCCGAAATACTTATCCAAGACGCGCTTTCCGCCCGGATTGCCCTGCGGATCCGATTCCACGTTCCATAGGTCGGTGATGGAATCGCCGTAGAAGAGGATATCGAAATCACCGGTCTTGGCGGTCTCGACGAAGGCGTCGTGCCGACGGGCGCGTATGCCGGCGGCCGGGCGAATGCAGGGATTGTCACGCGGGACTTGAAGAACCAGGATCGAAGCGTACTTCTTCAACAAGTCCTTGTTGGCAGACGTATTGGTGCTGATGAATTGCTGGATCTCGGCATTGATCTTTGCGACTTCGTCCGAGGTGGGACGTGGCATTGTGACTTCCGGAGGCACGGGAGCAGGAGGTCCTGGAGGCGCCGGAGGCGCAAACTGACCACGCCCAGAGCCGCCGGGGCCGATCTGGGATGGAGCGCCCGTCTGCGCAATACATACCGCGGCAGCGCCTAACATGGCACAAGCAACGAGTGTCAGTACCGTTCTTTTTCTCATAATGAAACTCCTCAATTCGGCGTAGCTATGTAATGCCATTTGAGCAGGGCCCAAGCCCCGAAGTCAACATAGGACTTTCTATCAGCGGCTAGAGAAGGGGCTGAGCAGGCGTGGCCTACAAGGGAAGCGGTATGATAGACAGTCAATCCTTCCCATCGCTGTTGGATGTCCTCAAGGATGTTGCCATCAAGAATGCGGTCGTTGCCGCCCTTGCCGCCGATATTCCTTCGGACCGCAGCGCTCAGATCATTGATGCCAGGAACAAGCTGGTGACGCCGGGCCTGGTTGATCTGCATGCCCATGTCTATACGCAGGGCTCGGCGATCGGCCTGCCGGCTGATGAGATCGCACCTGTCACCGCCACGACGACATTCGTGAGTGCCGGGGATGCCGGGGCCAACAATTTTTCGGCTCTCAAGCATTTCATCATGGCCCAATCACGTTCCCGGATCTTCGGCTTCGTACATATCTCGACAATTGGTCTCGCAGGATATCCTGTGGGTGAGTGCCTGAACATCGACTATGCACACGTCGATCTCGCGGCCAAAACTATGGCAGAGAACCAGGACGTGCTCCTGGGAATCAAGGTGCGCATGAGCAAGAGCATCGTCGGTTCCAATGGCCTGGAACCGATGAAGCGGGCGATCAAAGCCGCTGAACGCTCGGGCACGACGGCCCGGGTCATGGTCCATATCGGAGATGTGCCGGCTACCCTGGGCGAACTGCTCGACATGCTGCGACCCGGAGACATCGTCAGCCATGTTTTCAGCGGCCAGGGCAACAATATCGTTCAGAACGACAAGGTCATTTCCCAGGCATTTGCGGCCCAGAAGCGCGGAGTGATCATGGATGTCGCCCACGGCGGGGGAAGCTTCGACTACACCATAGCCGAGCCGGCCATCCAGCAGGGACTTCTTCCCGATTGCATATCCAGCGACATTCATGGCTACAGCGTCAATACTCCAGGAAAGCCTTTCATGCCGTGGATCATGAGCAAGTTCTGGAACATGGGCTTTACCCTCGAGCAGGTGGTGGCTCTGGCAACAGTAAAACCAGCCAAAATCATAGGGAAGCTGGAGAAGCTGGGGACGCTGCAGGTAGGTGCACCAGCAGATGTGTCCATATTCGACATCGTGGAGGGGCCGGTACAATTTGCAGATACCGGGAAAAATGTGCGTGATGGCAAGCGGTACCTGAAGCCGGTTCTGACAATTCGCGCAGGCAGGCCCTTCGGCGGGCCGTACCCTTCCCCCTTTATCTACCCGTGATGAGGATCAAGGAACCAAACGATGCCTATCAAGTCCGACCACAGATGCTCAGGATGCTGGCTCTGTTGCCTGTGAATAAGCCTCTCTCAACCTGTCCATTGCCAAAATCCGGTCCGTATTAAATGAATGATAATCATAGTTTCGATTTCAGGTCGGATACGATAGAAAAGGCCCTCATCGTGGGGCATAGACGGCTGAAGGGCCTAAGTAAGAAGCGGAGACGAAGGGAAGAATGCCATGAGGGATTTCTTTGAGGTTCTCAGGACGCGTCGATCCGTTCGTTCCTACACCGCCGAGCCCGTTTCTCGGGAAGAAATCCAGGAGTTGATCGATAGCGCCGTTCTCGCCCCGACCGGGATGAACTTTTAGCCTCTCAACGCTTCGGCATGATTGCTTTGAACTCCCCCGACGCGTGCAGCACGCACATCATATACAACAGCCCGTCGTAGTACCGGAAGGCGTTGCTTGAAGGCACATTGAGCTTCCACAACTCCTCGGCAAACTTCTTGCCGCGTTCCTTGTCGGTGGCGCACAGGGATGCCCAACCGGTCGTAGCGACCAGCCCCGGCGAATGCCGGCGGCATAGCGGCTGGCCGTCGAGCGACCAGTTGTCGTCGTACGTATCAATGCCCATGGATTCAAAAAACTTCTGCAGCCGGTCCGTCAGTTCCTGCTGCCGCGGATCTTTGGCGAACCACGACCAATCCACCGCCCAGTTCATCGCGCAGCGCCACGCGTCCTCGCGGAACTGTCCGCCCATTCGCTGCGGTGTGCCGTCGAAATTTGCCATGTTCGGGATCAAACCGGTCTGCGGATTGGCGGCTTTGACAAACAAATCCCGCGTACCGTCCCCTTTTTTCTGGAACCGGCTTACTGCTTGTCAAACACCATCTTCTGCTCGCCCTCACCCATGGCGCTCTTGAACGTGCGGGTGATGGTCAGCATCTTGCCGTCCGCGGAAAGGACCCACTTTTCGGACATGGTGAATTCGTTGTCGCCGAATTGTCCCTTGGTTTCGATCATCAGCGCGTCACCATCCCATTTCACGATGCTCTTTGTGGGATTGCCGCCAAAGCCCAGGTTGGTGCATTCCTTGCCATCGGTGGTGTAGCTGGCCTGCATGTCGAAATCTCCCATGGCGCTCGATTGTTTCATGGCAACCGTCAGCTTGGGATCCACATGGGTGATCTTCTGGGTCATTGAATTCGGCGCAGGCATCTGGCCGAAGCTGCTCTGGGAAACGTTGAGCTTCCAGTCGCCGCTGAAGTTCGTTATTGCCAGGGCCGGCATCGCCGCCAGCGCCAGAACCGCGAGAATTGCAAATAGCTTTCTGGTAAACATGTTCCGCAACTCCTTTTCTTCGAATTGGTCAAGGACTATTGGTCTCGATATGGGAGCTTCTTCCGACCTGTTGTTTCACCACTCGCCGGCCTCGTGAAATCAGGCATGTGCGATCAATGTTCGACGTCGCGGCGACTTTCCATCCGCCACTCCCTGCCGAGAGCTATCGCTTCTCGACGGGCGCGCGGTTCCGATCTGATCAGAAGACCGGTTTTGCGGCAAGAACCAACATCCTCCGCCGCTGACCGGCTCCGTTCGAGGTCGTGGCGTTCAATGTTTCCGGACTTCGTCCAGAAAAGCGGCGAGGTTCCCGGTGGTTACTCCAGGCGGCATGCCGCCAGCACACGAAAGTATCAGGCGCGACCTGTCCGGCGTCTCGCTGAGCAGCGTATGGACAGCGGCGCTCACGTCACCCGGAGCGCCGCGCGCCAGCACGTTCAGGGGCGGTATATTGCCAAGGATTGTCATCCGGTGTCCGGAAAGCGCTCTCAATGCCGGCAGCGGCGTTTGAACTCCCGGGTTGTAGAGATTGATCCCGATTTCCGGGTAGTACCGGATGGACTGGGCGCACGCGGCGTCGTTATGAAAGAACTTGACCCTGACCTCCGCCTGATAGAGTTGCCTCATATACGGCAGAGCGAATTCCATGAAGTCTTTTTCACTGACGAAACCGATAATGTCGTCCAGAATCAGCATGCCGTCGATGCTTGGAAAGCTCGAGCGCTGAAGTTCATGCCAGCTTGCGAGGAAGTCGGTGACGATACGGAGCAGACGGTGAATCGATTCCGGCTTTGTCTTGAGTGCCATGAGGAACTCGGTCATTCCCATCAGGAACGATGCGACGTTGAAAGGTCCGCGCGAAACCGAAAAACGTATCCGATGGCCGAGTTCCTCAATTCGAGGCTGCGCCCATTTGAGGCGATAAAGCACCATGGGAAGAAGGCCGTCCGTGGACGGATTCGGCGTCTTCATATCCATGATCTGATCAAGGTTGCGGATCGCCTTCTCCGCGGATGGGAACTCATTCCTGGGAAACACGCAACGGGCCCCGAATGCCGAGGGTTCGGTACACATGCCGAATTCCGACCAGAACCCGGGGAGGAACCAGATGTCAGGGAACGTTTCCAGGACCCTGCGGTTTGCATCCAGCCAGACGCATTCGCTCGATAAGTACTCGATGATATCGACACCGTACCAGCCGGGCAGCCAGGGAGAATCAATGATGAATCCGCATGGCAGCGGGTCATGAACCTGGCCATCCATGGTCGCCAGCAGGCGATTCCACTGATCATCTCTCATATCAACGCCCGCAAAATGACTGCCGTTCCCCCAGCTGGTTTCCCAGGAAACTCAACCACTTCTGATAGGATGCGGCAAGCGCACGCCCACGGCCTTCGTCAGGGTGCGCCACCAGAATCCGATCCAGTCCGGCAAACGCCTCGGAGTTGGACCGGTAGGTTCCGGTTCCTATGCCTGCACCCCGTGCCGCGCCCTGGGAGCCGTCGGTGTTGTACAACTCGATGACCGCTCCGGTCAGATCCGCCAGAGACTGGCGGAACACCGGACTGAGGAACATGTTGGCGTTTCCAGCGCGGATCACGGCAGGCGCAATCTCCAGCTTTTTCATGATGTCGATTCCGTACTGGAAAGCAAAGACGATGCCCTCCTGGGCAGCTCTCGCGAAATGGCCCCGGTTGTGCGTGTTGAAATTGAGGCCCGCCATCGTGCAGGATGTTTCCACGTTCGCGAGCATGCGTTCGGCTCCGTTGCCAAAAGGGAGAATCAACAGCCCGTCCGATCCGGGGGGGACTCCGGCGGCCAGGTCATTGGTGGCCGCATAATCCAGGCCGGAAAACATGTTCTCCCTTAACCATGAATACAGGATCCCCGTGCCATTGATGCAGAGAAGCACGCCGAGTCTCGGCTCCTCCGGCCGATGGTTCACGTGAGCGAACATGTTCACGCGGCTTTGCGGGTCGCACCGGGTCTCCCGAGTCACGCCGTAAACGACTCCCGAAGTCCCGGCGGTTGCAGCGATCTCACCGGGTTCGAGCACTTTGAGCGAGAAGGCGTTGTTGGGCTGATCGCCGGAACGATACGCGACAGGGATGCCGGCAGGCAAGCCGAGTTCCTGCGCTGCGTCCGCCCGGAGAGTGCCTTGCTCGCCGAAAGTCGGTACGATGTCCGGAAGCAAGGACGGTGCGAACCCGAAATAGTCCATCAGGGTTTCCGAGACCCGGTTGGATTTGAAGTCCCAGAAAATCCCTTCCGACAAGCCGGAAGCAGTCGTACATGCCACTCCCGTCATCTTCATGGCGGCATAGTCGCCGGGAAGCATGATCTTCCAGATGCGGGCATAGACATCGGGTTCGTTATCCTTGATCCACTTGAGCTTGGACGCGGTAAAATTTCCGGGGGAGTTCAGCAGCCGGCCCAGGCAGAACCCGGTGCCGATATCTTCGAACGCCCGGTTGCCGATCGCGACGGCCCTGCTGTCGCACCAGATGATGGCCGGGCGTAACACCCGACACCGCTTGTCGACGACGACGAGCCCGTGCATTTGATAAGCAACGCCGAGGCCGACAATACTCTCCGGCTTGATCCCGGATTTCAGCAGTGCCTCGCGGGTGGCGCTCACAAGATGCCGCCACCAGACTTCCGGGTCCTGTTCGGCCCAGCCCGGCCTTGGGGCGTCGATGCCCATTTCGGTCGCGGGATGGGAGCAGGTCGCCAGGCATTTGCCTGTGGATGCTTCCAGAATCGTCGCTTTGACAGAAGAACTTCCCAAATCATAGCCCAGCAAATTCATAGGATGGCCCTCGCCGACATTCTATTGCCATTTTGCCTGGATCCGAAACTCAATTTGGCCCGGGCAGTATGGTGCCGTATTGGCGTACGGTCGCGGGTTCCCCGGCCCCCGTTGCGACCGCAGTTTCGAGTCTTCGAAAAAAAATCCAATTGACAACGGATTGGAATACGTGCTCTTTGTTGGCATCTTCGGGGCACCGAGTATCCGGGCGGCCCTCTCTGGTGATCTATTTCTTATGCTTGTTTGCACATCCAGGCTTGCGAGCGGCATCAGGAGGTAGGCAATGGCATCCGTCCAACAGGAAGCCGCCGAAAAATTGTCCGTAAAAGAAAAGGTGGGCTACAGTCTGGGAGACGCCGCAGCCAATTTTGTTTTCCAGACAATGTTAGTGTTCCAGTTGAATTTCTACACCGATGTTTTCGGCATCGCGGCAAGGGTTGCGGGCAGGGTGTTCCTGGTTGCGCGGGTGGCCGACGCATTTTTCGATCCGATCATGGGTGCGATTGCCGACAGGACCAAGACCCGGTGGGGCAAGTTCCGCCCCTGGGTTCTATGGACTGCATTGCCGTTCGGCATCATGGGGTGCGTGACATTCATCACTCCAAACGTCTCCACGGCGGGCAAAGTCGTTTACGCTTATGTAACCTACATGCTCATGATGGCGGTCTATTCGGCGAATAATACCCCCTACTCGGCGCTCAGCGGCGTAATGACAGGCGACGACGGCGAACGAACGAGCCTGTCATCCTACCGGTTCGTCGCCGCCATGGCGGCCGGATTCATCGTCCAGGGCTTCGCATTGCCGATGGTCCACTATTTCGGCGGCGATGACAGTGCAAAGGGATATCAGGCCACCATGGCGGTGTTCGGCCTCCTTTGCGTCATTTTCTTCGTTATCACGTTTCTCACCACCAAGGAACGAATACAACCGGATCCGACCAAACATTCCACGGTCCGCCAGGATCTCGCGGCATTGGCGAAAAACGGCCCTTGGATCGCCTTGTTTGCGGTGACGCTGGTTTTGTTCGTTACCCTGTCGATGCGCGGGGGCGTCGCGCTCTACTTCTTCAAGTATTATCTGAACAAGGAATCCTGGTTCCCCTATTTCGGCCCGATCGGCCAGGTCGCGAACATCCTGGGCATATTCCTGTCCAAACCGCTGGCAATGCGCTTCGGCAAGCGCAATGTGTTTATCACCGGCCTGCTCGGCACGGCGGTGTTTCAGAGCTGCTTCATGCTCGTGCCCGCGAGTGCGCCGGAACTGGCCCTTGTCTTTCAATTTCTTCAGGCGTTTGTCTACGGCCCGACCATTCCCCTGCTGTGGGCTATGATGGCCGATGTCGCGGACTACGGGGAGTGGACGACAGGCATCCGCGCAACCGGCATCATCTTCTCGGGAATCGTCTTCGGATTGAAAGCGGGGCTGGGTTTCGGCGGATCGATTGCCGGCGAGGTGCTCGACCGGTACGGTTACGTCCCGAACGTAGCGCAAACCCAGTCTGCATTACACGGCATTAAAATGACGATCTCCATTCTACCCGGCCTGGGTTTCCTTGCGTGCGCCGTGCTGCTGCTGTTTTATGTCATCGATCGGAAGATGACCATCCGCATGATGGATGAGCTGAAGGAACGCAGAAAGGGGTTCGCTCACTAACCAGCTCCGGGGCACCTGCTTCGCCAAGATCGTGGTCCGGGCTCCCGCCAGACCGTCGGATACCGCGGTAAGGACGATCCGGCCGTTTGGGACATCCTTGATTTTCACCGGCACGTTTGCAGCAGCTTGATAAGCAAGAAACAGCTAAAATCGCATTGCAGTCTACAATTCTAGTCTATAATCGCCACGCTTTGCGTGTCCATTCTGCTGTTCGTCTCAAATGGAAGGGGAAGTAATGAAAAGGCTACGATCCATAGATCGACGCGATTTTCTGAAAAAGGTCCCGCTCGCCGTAGCTGGTGCGGCCGGTTTTCCCACAATTATCAAAGCCTCTGCCCTGGGAATGAACGGGGCTGTTCCGGCCAGCGACCGAATCGTGATGGCAGGAATCGGATATGGCATGCAGGGGCCGGGAGACATGCAGAATTTCCTGGGTAAGAACGAAGTGCAATGGGTGGCTGTTTGTGACATCGATCAGAGTCACCTGGCCCAAGCTCGCGACGCAGTGAATCAAAAGTACGGCAACAAAGACTGCGCCACCTACAAGGATTTTCGTGAGATATTTTCCCGCACCGACCTGGATGCCATATTAATGGCTGTGCCCGACCATTGGCACGCGCTGGTAGCGATCCACGCGCTTCGCTCAGGCTTCGATGTCTATGGAGAAAAGCCGCTGACGCACAGCCTGCGGGAGGGGCGTGCGCTTTGCGATGCCGTCAAAAGGTATGGCAGAGTGTGGCAAACGGGAAGCTGGCAGCGCTCCACTGAAAATTTCTATCGCGCATGCGAACTGGTGAGAAACGGACGCATTGGAAAAATCCTGCGGGTCGAGGTCGGGCTCCCTTCCGGTCACACGGATTTCGCAAGGACCTTCGGGCAGGAAACCATCGAGCCGCCGCCCCCTGAACTGGATTACGATATGTGGCTCGGACCGGCGCCGGCTGCACCTTACTGCATAGCGCGTGTGCACATGAATTGGCGCTGGAACATGGATTACGGCGGAGGCCAGTTGATGGACTGGATCGGCCATCACCTGGACATCGCGCACTGGGGATTGAACTTCGACACTCAGGGACCGGTCGAAATCTCCGGCAAAGCCGAATTCCCCACGACGGGCATTTACAACAGCCCGGGCCGCTACTGGGTCGACACTCTCTATGCTGACGGAACCCCGATCACCATTGCGGGGGGCTATCCTGAAATTCAAAGCGGAACCAAGTGGATCGGCGAATACGGGTGGGTTTGGGTGGACCGTGGAGGTTTCGAAAGCCAGCCCGCCGCCCTGATCAACGAGGTAATCGGCCCCAACGAAACCAAGCTTTACCACAGCCGGGATCATTACCAGAACTTCGTGGACTGCGTACGCAACCGGGCGCTTACGATTGCACCGGCCGAGGTCGCTCACAGGTCGGCCAGCGTCGGCCATCTGGGAGTGATTGCGATCGAAACCGGACGAAAAATCAAATGGAATCCTGCCACAGAAACCATCATCGGTGATCCGGAAGCAGAGCGGCTCCTCAGTCGTTCGTATCGGAGACCATGGCAGCTGTCGGCTTAGAAAGGGAGACCCCATGAAATCAAATCTGATTCGCACAATCGTTTTTCTGGCCTTGATCACCTTCATGAGTGTCTCCGTGCTTTCCCAGGCTGCTCCGAATCTGGACCAGATCCTGAAGGAAATCTCGACCTACAATGGGGGGATTGAATCGGGCCCCATC
The sequence above is a segment of the Terriglobia bacterium genome. Coding sequences within it:
- a CDS encoding glycoside hydrolase family 95 protein, which encodes MQLRSFVKVSVLTVLLSVGLCFAQDQNALKLWYRQPASAWTQALPIGNGRLAAMVFGDPRKEHLQLNEDTVWSGEKRDRSNPEASKTFPEVRRLLLEGHPAEAQALADRKMISIPRALPVYETLGDLWLDFGAAPEATDYRRELDLDTGIASVRFTAGGIHYVREVFASAPAGRCIVVRLTADRPGSLSFRATMSRPADATTEAAPGRLIMTGQALPKRAPGENNIGVHFRAEVKAAVSGGRMENIGDHLDVTGAHSVTLTLVAETEIREKDLTAACARDLAGASRAYDALRSEHVADHQRFLRRVRLELPVDASARALPTDERLARVQKGAADDDLFALYFQYGRYLLIASSRPGSMAANLQGKWNDSLTPAWGSKYTININTEMNYWPAETCNLSELHEPLFDLIENGREDGRRVAKFYYGAGGFVLHHNTDLWGDAVPIDGARYGIWPMGAAWLSLHLAEHYDFTRDRKFLAERAYPIMKEAAQFFLDYLVSDGSGHLVTGPSLSPENEYQLPSGERAVLTMGPTMDTEILQAFFGRVIEASEILKTDANFRAKVAATRAKLMPLRIGRYGQIQEWLGDYDEVEPGHRHMSHLFALFPGNQITPFKTPELAKAARATIERRLANGGGHTGWSRAWIINFWTRLADGDKAYENLAALLGKSTLPNLFDNHPPFQIDGNFGGTAGIAEMLVQSHAGELAFLPALPKAWSNGKVTGIRARGGLEVDVAWSGGLPTTAILRPMVDGAHVLRISPGVRISAVREGSRSIRVQPAAGSTTRLSVKAGHVYTIEFERSPAPPKDGVVK
- a CDS encoding GDSL family lipase yields the protein MPRPTSDEVAKINAEIQQFISTNTSANKDLLKKYASILVLQVPRDNPCIRPAAGIRARRHDAFVETAKTGDFDILFYGDSITDLWNVESDPQGNPGGKRVLDKYFGDVKVANFGVSGDTTQGVLWGLQNGEGQGHKPKAVMLMIGTNNTGGASGSEIAEGIGAVILELRKDFPDAKILLLAIFPRGAGPTDANRLKVEEANRIIAKLDDQQHVFFVNINSKFLDEKGGLIGFRPTDNLHPVEQGYEIWASAVATTFKDWVK
- a CDS encoding amidohydrolase/deacetylase family metallohydrolase, giving the protein MIDSQSFPSLLDVLKDVAIKNAVVAALAADIPSDRSAQIIDARNKLVTPGLVDLHAHVYTQGSAIGLPADEIAPVTATTTFVSAGDAGANNFSALKHFIMAQSRSRIFGFVHISTIGLAGYPVGECLNIDYAHVDLAAKTMAENQDVLLGIKVRMSKSIVGSNGLEPMKRAIKAAERSGTTARVMVHIGDVPATLGELLDMLRPGDIVSHVFSGQGNNIVQNDKVISQAFAAQKRGVIMDVAHGGGSFDYTIAEPAIQQGLLPDCISSDIHGYSVNTPGKPFMPWIMSKFWNMGFTLEQVVALATVKPAKIIGKLEKLGTLQVGAPADVSIFDIVEGPVQFADTGKNVRDGKRYLKPVLTIRAGRPFGGPYPSPFIYP
- a CDS encoding nitroreductase family protein, whose translation is MRDFFEVLRTRRSVRSYTAEPVSREEIQELIDSAVLAPTGMNF
- a CDS encoding uroporphyrinogen decarboxylase, giving the protein MRDDQWNRLLATMDGQVHDPLPCGFIIDSPWLPGWYGVDIIEYLSSECVWLDANRRVLETFPDIWFLPGFWSEFGMCTEPSAFGARCVFPRNEFPSAEKAIRNLDQIMDMKTPNPSTDGLLPMVLYRLKWAQPRIEELGHRIRFSVSRGPFNVASFLMGMTEFLMALKTKPESIHRLLRIVTDFLASWHELQRSSFPSIDGMLILDDIIGFVSEKDFMEFALPYMRQLYQAEVRVKFFHNDAACAQSIRYYPEIGINLYNPGVQTPLPALRALSGHRMTILGNIPPLNVLARGAPGDVSAAVHTLLSETPDRSRLILSCAGGMPPGVTTGNLAAFLDEVRKH
- a CDS encoding carbohydrate kinase, which encodes MNLLGYDLGSSSVKATILEASTGKCLATCSHPATEMGIDAPRPGWAEQDPEVWWRHLVSATREALLKSGIKPESIVGLGVAYQMHGLVVVDKRCRVLRPAIIWCDSRAVAIGNRAFEDIGTGFCLGRLLNSPGNFTASKLKWIKDNEPDVYARIWKIMLPGDYAAMKMTGVACTTASGLSEGIFWDFKSNRVSETLMDYFGFAPSLLPDIVPTFGEQGTLRADAAQELGLPAGIPVAYRSGDQPNNAFSLKVLEPGEIAATAGTSGVVYGVTRETRCDPQSRVNMFAHVNHRPEEPRLGVLLCINGTGILYSWLRENMFSGLDYAATNDLAAGVPPGSDGLLILPFGNGAERMLANVETSCTMAGLNFNTHNRGHFARAAQEGIVFAFQYGIDIMKKLEIAPAVIRAGNANMFLSPVFRQSLADLTGAVIELYNTDGSQGAARGAGIGTGTYRSNSEAFAGLDRILVAHPDEGRGRALAASYQKWLSFLGNQLGERQSFCGR
- a CDS encoding MFS transporter, with protein sequence MASVQQEAAEKLSVKEKVGYSLGDAAANFVFQTMLVFQLNFYTDVFGIAARVAGRVFLVARVADAFFDPIMGAIADRTKTRWGKFRPWVLWTALPFGIMGCVTFITPNVSTAGKVVYAYVTYMLMMAVYSANNTPYSALSGVMTGDDGERTSLSSYRFVAAMAAGFIVQGFALPMVHYFGGDDSAKGYQATMAVFGLLCVIFFVITFLTTKERIQPDPTKHSTVRQDLAALAKNGPWIALFAVTLVLFVTLSMRGGVALYFFKYYLNKESWFPYFGPIGQVANILGIFLSKPLAMRFGKRNVFITGLLGTAVFQSCFMLVPASAPELALVFQFLQAFVYGPTIPLLWAMMADVADYGEWTTGIRATGIIFSGIVFGLKAGLGFGGSIAGEVLDRYGYVPNVAQTQSALHGIKMTISILPGLGFLACAVLLLFYVIDRKMTIRMMDELKERRKGFAH
- a CDS encoding Gfo/Idh/MocA family oxidoreductase — protein: MKRLRSIDRRDFLKKVPLAVAGAAGFPTIIKASALGMNGAVPASDRIVMAGIGYGMQGPGDMQNFLGKNEVQWVAVCDIDQSHLAQARDAVNQKYGNKDCATYKDFREIFSRTDLDAILMAVPDHWHALVAIHALRSGFDVYGEKPLTHSLREGRALCDAVKRYGRVWQTGSWQRSTENFYRACELVRNGRIGKILRVEVGLPSGHTDFARTFGQETIEPPPPELDYDMWLGPAPAAPYCIARVHMNWRWNMDYGGGQLMDWIGHHLDIAHWGLNFDTQGPVEISGKAEFPTTGIYNSPGRYWVDTLYADGTPITIAGGYPEIQSGTKWIGEYGWVWVDRGGFESQPAALINEVIGPNETKLYHSRDHYQNFVDCVRNRALTIAPAEVAHRSASVGHLGVIAIETGRKIKWNPATETIIGDPEAERLLSRSYRRPWQLSA